A genomic stretch from Actinomadura rubteroloni includes:
- a CDS encoding (Fe-S)-binding protein, with amino-acid sequence MVAAHGGTVSGEHGDGRARSELLPTMYSPELLRAFAAFKHVFDPDDRFNPGVITNPEPLDAGLRPGPGRDALPISPAHALTRDGGSFAAAVHRCVGVGSCRDLRGGAMCPSFKATRDEVHSTRGRARVLAELLRGETLPDGWRSEEARDALDLCLSCKACASDCPVNVDMATYKAEFLHRHHAGRVRPLAHYSMGWLPVWARVATAVPGAGALLARRPVAAVAKRLAGVEPRREMIRFAPRTFRSWFRERPAAGAGRPVVLWPDTFTDHIEPGVGRAAVEVLEALGHRVLVPPGRVCCGLTWHSTGQLGVTRRVLRHTLDVLGPALDAGLPIVGLEPSCTVMLRDEARELLPDDPRAAALGGLVTTLAEIVAGHDGDWPFTELDASAVAQVHCHQEAKGTYAPDLAVFERLGVRPDVIGSGCCGLAGNFGFEPGHWDVSQACAERELYPKVRTAADGALVLADGFSCRTQIAQGTPRRALHLAEVLRGALPDR; translated from the coding sequence ATCGTCGCGGCGCACGGCGGGACGGTCTCGGGCGAGCACGGCGACGGGCGGGCGCGCTCGGAACTGCTGCCGACGATGTACTCGCCGGAACTGCTGCGGGCGTTCGCGGCGTTCAAGCACGTCTTCGACCCGGACGACCGGTTCAACCCGGGCGTCATCACGAACCCGGAACCGCTCGACGCGGGCCTGCGCCCCGGGCCGGGCCGGGACGCGCTGCCGATCTCGCCCGCGCACGCCCTGACCCGCGACGGCGGTTCGTTCGCGGCGGCCGTCCACCGCTGCGTCGGCGTCGGATCGTGCCGCGACCTGCGCGGAGGCGCGATGTGCCCGTCGTTCAAGGCCACCCGCGACGAGGTCCACTCCACGCGCGGCCGCGCCCGCGTCCTCGCCGAACTGCTGCGCGGCGAGACGCTGCCGGACGGCTGGCGGTCGGAGGAGGCCCGGGACGCGCTCGACCTCTGCCTGTCCTGCAAGGCGTGCGCGAGCGACTGCCCGGTCAACGTGGACATGGCGACGTACAAGGCGGAGTTCCTGCATCGCCACCACGCGGGACGGGTCCGTCCGCTCGCGCACTACTCGATGGGCTGGCTGCCGGTCTGGGCGCGGGTCGCGACGGCCGTGCCGGGGGCGGGCGCGCTGCTCGCCCGGCGTCCGGTCGCGGCCGTGGCGAAGCGGCTGGCCGGCGTCGAGCCGCGCCGCGAGATGATCCGCTTCGCGCCGCGGACGTTCCGGAGCTGGTTCCGCGAACGTCCGGCGGCCGGCGCGGGACGTCCGGTCGTCCTGTGGCCGGACACCTTCACCGACCACATCGAGCCCGGAGTGGGACGCGCGGCCGTCGAGGTCCTGGAAGCGCTCGGACACCGGGTGCTGGTGCCGCCCGGACGCGTCTGCTGCGGGCTGACCTGGCACTCCACCGGGCAGCTCGGGGTGACGCGGCGCGTGCTGCGGCACACGCTCGACGTCCTCGGCCCGGCGTTGGACGCCGGTCTGCCGATCGTCGGCCTGGAGCCGTCCTGCACGGTGATGCTCCGGGACGAGGCCCGCGAACTGCTTCCGGACGACCCGCGCGCCGCCGCGCTCGGCGGGCTCGTCACGACCCTGGCGGAGATCGTCGCCGGTCATGACGGAGACTGGCCGTTCACCGAGCTGGACGCGTCCGCTGTCGCGCAGGTCCACTGCCACCAGGAGGCGAAGGGGACGTACGCGCCGGACCTGGCCGTGTTCGAACGCCTCGGCGTCCGTCCGGACGTCATCGGTTCCGGCTGCTGCGGGCTCGCCGGGAACTTCGGCTTCGAGCCGGGCCACTGGGACGTCTCGCAGGCGTGCGCCGAGCGGGAGCTGTACCCGAAGGTCCGCACGGCGGCGGACGGCGCGCTCGTCCTCGCCGACGGCTTCTCCTGCCGCACCCAGATCGCCCAGGGAACGCCGCGTCGCGCCCTGCACCTCGCCGAGGTTCTGCGCGGCGCGCTGCCCGATCGGTGA
- a CDS encoding alpha-ketoglutarate-dependent dioxygenase AlkB: MFQASLLDADEVGVGSLGSSVRRVPLTDGAWIDLRPGWISGADALFQRLVETVPWRDEQRRMYDRVVAVPRRLAFYRAGAPLPDPALAEMKRLLDEHYAEELGEPFATAGLCLYRDHRDSVSWHGDRYGRGRHEDVMVAIVSLGTPRPLLLRPRSGGPARRYEPGHGDLLVMGGSCQRTWEHAIPKSARPLGPRVSIQFRPANVS; the protein is encoded by the coding sequence ATGTTCCAAGCGTCACTTCTGGATGCCGATGAGGTCGGTGTCGGGTCTCTGGGCTCGTCGGTGCGGCGCGTCCCGCTGACCGACGGCGCCTGGATCGACCTGCGGCCGGGCTGGATCAGCGGCGCCGACGCGCTCTTCCAGCGGCTGGTGGAGACCGTTCCGTGGCGGGACGAACAACGCCGCATGTACGACCGGGTCGTCGCGGTGCCGCGTCGTCTCGCCTTCTACCGCGCGGGCGCGCCGCTGCCCGACCCTGCGCTCGCCGAGATGAAGCGGCTGCTGGACGAGCACTACGCCGAGGAGTTGGGCGAGCCTTTCGCCACGGCCGGGCTGTGCCTCTACCGCGACCATCGCGACAGCGTGTCCTGGCACGGCGACCGGTACGGCCGGGGGCGCCATGAGGACGTGATGGTCGCGATCGTCTCGCTCGGGACGCCGCGTCCACTGCTGCTGCGCCCCCGGTCGGGCGGCCCCGCGCGCCGGTACGAACCGGGCCACGGCGACCTGCTGGTGATGGGCGGAAGCTGCCAGCGGACCTGGGAGCACGCGATCCCGAAGAGCGCCCGTCCGCTCGGCCCCCGCGTGAGCATCCAGTTCCGTCCGGCCAACGTCAGTTGA
- a CDS encoding sensor histidine kinase: protein MRLTTRFSVITAVLVPVLVLLAGLLVLRLASHDLKAERDRQLAVRLQGLVPTATTYAQKSRRTPMSPPERAQQRVSGAAGDDGSGGVSLVPRVGEPLLVGSVPGVRPEGAGPATIVSGGRRWRFVATDLGARGNVGRLWVFEPESRVSARITLLRRRLIAITLAAAGAGALAGFGLARFAVRPLTVLRGQAAAIGRSPGAGRRLATASGTVEVDELARLVNDLLERGDDAVRRTGAALETARAFAANAAHELRTPLTSMGTNLGLVNHPGISAADRAEVVADLAAEHARMDRLITMLRQLARGELLDPRSLAAVDLPDLVEASVEDARRRHHGASITVDVPDAGTVRGWPEGLRMILDNLIDNAAVHGVGADGRAAIEVTLTESPEGLALRVRDHGPGVPEPARRTVFDRFRRRPGSPGSGLGLTLVAQQVGLHGGTIAVTAPPDGPGAVFDVRLPRSPEPGGDPASWLR from the coding sequence ATGAGGCTGACCACCCGGTTCTCCGTGATCACGGCGGTGCTCGTGCCGGTGCTGGTGCTGCTGGCCGGGCTGCTCGTCCTGCGGCTCGCCTCCCACGACCTGAAGGCCGAACGGGACCGGCAGCTCGCCGTCCGGTTGCAGGGGCTCGTCCCGACCGCGACGACCTACGCGCAGAAGTCCCGGCGGACGCCGATGTCGCCCCCCGAGCGCGCGCAGCAGCGGGTGAGCGGGGCGGCGGGCGACGACGGCTCCGGCGGCGTGTCCCTGGTGCCGCGCGTCGGCGAGCCGCTGCTCGTCGGGAGCGTGCCGGGCGTCCGTCCCGAAGGAGCCGGCCCGGCGACGATCGTGTCCGGCGGGCGGCGCTGGCGGTTCGTCGCCACCGACCTCGGCGCGCGCGGCAACGTCGGCCGCCTGTGGGTGTTCGAGCCGGAGAGCCGGGTGAGCGCGCGGATCACGCTGCTGCGGCGGCGCCTGATCGCGATCACGCTCGCGGCCGCCGGCGCCGGCGCGCTGGCCGGCTTCGGGCTGGCGCGGTTCGCGGTGCGTCCGCTGACCGTCCTGCGCGGGCAGGCCGCGGCGATCGGCCGCTCGCCCGGCGCGGGGCGGCGGCTCGCGACCGCGTCCGGGACCGTGGAGGTGGACGAGCTGGCGCGTCTCGTCAACGACCTGCTGGAGCGCGGCGACGACGCGGTGCGCCGCACGGGCGCGGCGCTGGAGACGGCCCGGGCGTTCGCCGCCAACGCGGCCCACGAGCTGCGCACGCCGTTGACCAGCATGGGGACCAACCTCGGCCTGGTGAACCATCCGGGCATCAGCGCCGCCGACCGCGCCGAGGTCGTCGCGGACCTCGCCGCCGAGCACGCCCGGATGGACCGGCTGATCACCATGCTGCGGCAGCTCGCCCGCGGTGAGCTGCTGGACCCGCGCAGCCTCGCCGCCGTCGATCTGCCCGATCTCGTCGAGGCGTCGGTCGAGGACGCGCGCCGCCGTCACCACGGCGCTTCGATCACCGTCGACGTCCCGGACGCCGGGACGGTGCGCGGCTGGCCCGAGGGGCTCCGGATGATCCTGGACAACCTGATCGACAACGCGGCCGTCCACGGCGTCGGCGCGGACGGCCGAGCAGCGATCGAGGTCACGTTGACCGAATCGCCGGAGGGGTTGGCGCTGCGCGTCCGCGACCACGGGCCGGGCGTTCCCGAGCCCGCCCGGCGGACGGTCTTCGACCGGTTCCGGCGGCGGCCCGGCAGTCCGGGGTCGGGACTCGGCCTGACGCTCGTGGCGCAGCAGGTCGGGCTGCACGGCGGGACGATCGCCGTCACCGCGCCGCCGGACGGCCCGGGGGCCGTGTTCGACGTCCGTCTTCCGCGTTCACCGGAGCCCGGCGGCGATCCGGCGTCGTGGCTGCGCTGA
- a CDS encoding response regulator transcription factor: MNAPYRILAVDDDPAILRALRRGLALEGFGVESADGGRGALAAAERTPPEAIVLDVSMPDLSGIEVCRTLRERGVDVPILMLSALDEVADRVAGLAAGADDYVVKPFDLTELALRLRALLRRAGPAPGRLVRVGDLVLDPDTRRVTAGGRPVELTRREFALLETLARNAGIVLSRSVLLDRVWGYDFEVTSNAVDTFVGYLRRKLETDGTPRMIHTVRGVGFVLREAGA, encoded by the coding sequence GTGAACGCGCCGTACCGGATTCTCGCCGTCGATGACGACCCGGCGATCCTGCGCGCTCTGCGCCGGGGCCTGGCCCTGGAGGGCTTCGGCGTGGAGAGCGCGGACGGCGGACGCGGCGCGCTGGCCGCCGCCGAGCGGACACCGCCCGAGGCGATCGTGCTGGACGTCTCGATGCCCGACCTGTCCGGGATCGAGGTCTGCCGGACGCTGCGGGAACGCGGCGTGGACGTCCCGATCCTCATGCTGTCGGCGCTGGACGAGGTCGCCGACCGGGTCGCGGGCCTGGCCGCGGGCGCCGACGACTACGTGGTCAAGCCGTTCGACCTGACCGAGCTGGCGCTGCGGCTGCGGGCGCTGCTGCGGCGCGCCGGGCCCGCGCCGGGACGGCTCGTCCGCGTCGGGGACCTCGTCCTCGACCCCGACACGCGCCGGGTGACGGCCGGCGGACGACCCGTCGAGCTGACGCGCCGCGAGTTCGCCCTGCTGGAGACGCTGGCGCGCAACGCGGGGATCGTCCTGTCCCGCTCGGTGCTGCTGGACCGCGTGTGGGGCTACGACTTCGAGGTCACCAGCAACGCCGTGGACACCTTCGTCGGCTACCTGCGGCGCAAGCTGGAGACGGACGGGACACCGCGCATGATCCACACCGTGCGCGGCGTCGGGTTCGTCCTGCGGGAGGCCGGCGCATGA
- a CDS encoding DMT family transporter gives MIAAFLALSAAAANALASVLQRKAARTAPAAHTFRLSLFADLLRDPGWLGGIAALIAAFALQAAALSMAGLTLVQPVLSAELPITMILLAAVAPCGLRGVPWTGVGLLTAGLVGLLVAASPRAGVREPGTWSWIVACAICVGGVALLVVAALVARGAVRGVLFGVASSVSFALTAALMKEVTELFGDGLAATVASWELYGMAAAGLGALFLLQNALQSGSLVAVQPALTVTDPVASILLGIGLFGERVRTGPWVAVEVLGVLLIALGSIGLSRSPVLQRHHGVTTKP, from the coding sequence TTGATCGCCGCGTTCCTCGCGCTGTCGGCCGCCGCCGCCAACGCGCTGGCATCGGTGCTCCAGCGCAAAGCCGCGCGGACCGCCCCCGCCGCCCACACGTTCCGCCTGTCGCTGTTCGCCGACCTGCTCCGCGATCCCGGCTGGCTCGGCGGCATCGCGGCGCTCATCGCCGCGTTCGCGCTCCAGGCGGCGGCGCTGTCGATGGCGGGACTGACGCTGGTCCAGCCCGTCCTGTCCGCCGAACTGCCGATCACGATGATCCTGCTCGCGGCGGTCGCGCCGTGCGGGCTGCGGGGCGTCCCGTGGACGGGCGTCGGGCTCCTCACGGCCGGGCTCGTCGGGCTGCTCGTCGCGGCGTCGCCGCGCGCGGGCGTTCGCGAGCCCGGGACCTGGAGCTGGATCGTCGCGTGCGCGATCTGCGTCGGCGGCGTCGCACTTCTCGTCGTCGCGGCGCTCGTCGCCCGGGGAGCGGTGCGCGGCGTCCTGTTCGGAGTCGCGTCCTCGGTGAGCTTCGCGCTCACCGCCGCCCTGATGAAGGAGGTCACCGAGCTGTTCGGCGACGGGCTCGCGGCGACGGTCGCGTCCTGGGAGCTGTACGGGATGGCGGCGGCCGGGCTCGGCGCGCTGTTCCTGCTCCAGAACGCTCTGCAGAGCGGATCGCTCGTCGCGGTTCAGCCTGCTCTGACGGTCACCGATCCCGTCGCCAGCATCCTCCTCGGGATCGGCCTGTTCGGAGAGCGCGTCCGCACGGGCCCGTGGGTGGCCGTAGAGGTGCTCGGAGTCCTGCTGATCGCGCTCGGCAGCATCGGGCTGTCGCGGTCGCCGGTGCTCCAGCGGCACCACGGCGTCACGACGAAGCCGTGA
- a CDS encoding MGDG synthase family glycosyltransferase encodes MGKRLLILTAGMGAGHDEVAAELARRLAPDGFDAAVVDVLDLLPLRLGRGLRRFYHGMILRTPWLYGALYRKFFVPSGPPRVSPLVVWMAARLDRALHGRPPDAVVSTFHLAAQVAGRLRESGRLPAPSFVLVTDFAVHRLWLHRGNDRYLCPDEAAARTVTAATGRPATGCAPLVRPQFRRDARPVAEFRPRDRPVLVSAGSWGVGEVAETMRVLARSGRYLPVVLCGRNERLIRRLRGADAGLVLGWRDDLADLMAGAYAFVDNAAGLSCREAFARGLPVVSYRPIPGHGRDGARAMADSGVSVYARTPAELLDVLDGLADPSTRDRQVARAYALFDAPAAEKVVTASS; translated from the coding sequence ATGGGCAAGCGGCTGTTAATTCTCACGGCCGGAATGGGAGCGGGCCACGACGAGGTCGCCGCCGAGCTGGCCCGCAGGCTCGCTCCGGACGGGTTCGACGCCGCCGTCGTGGACGTGCTGGACCTGCTGCCGCTCCGTCTCGGCCGGGGACTGCGCCGCTTCTACCACGGCATGATCTTGCGGACGCCGTGGCTGTACGGAGCGCTGTACCGGAAGTTCTTCGTCCCGTCCGGCCCGCCTCGGGTGTCGCCGCTCGTGGTGTGGATGGCGGCGCGGCTGGACCGGGCGCTGCACGGCCGCCCGCCGGACGCCGTCGTGTCCACGTTCCATCTCGCGGCCCAGGTCGCCGGCCGGTTGCGTGAGTCGGGGCGGCTGCCGGCGCCGTCGTTCGTGCTCGTCACGGACTTCGCCGTCCACCGGCTGTGGCTGCATCGGGGCAACGACCGCTACTTGTGCCCGGACGAGGCGGCGGCGCGGACGGTGACGGCGGCGACGGGCCGTCCGGCGACCGGTTGCGCGCCGCTGGTCCGCCCGCAGTTCCGCCGGGACGCGCGGCCCGTCGCGGAGTTCCGGCCCCGGGATCGCCCGGTGCTCGTGTCGGCGGGGTCGTGGGGCGTCGGCGAGGTCGCGGAGACGATGCGGGTCCTCGCCCGGTCGGGCCGGTACCTCCCGGTCGTGCTGTGCGGACGCAACGAGCGGTTGATCCGGCGGTTGCGCGGCGCGGACGCAGGGCTCGTCCTCGGCTGGCGGGACGACCTCGCGGATCTGATGGCGGGCGCGTACGCGTTCGTCGACAACGCGGCCGGCCTGAGCTGCCGGGAGGCGTTCGCGCGGGGGCTGCCGGTGGTCTCCTACCGTCCGATCCCCGGCCACGGACGGGACGGAGCGCGCGCGATGGCCGACAGCGGCGTCAGCGTCTACGCGCGAACCCCCGCCGAACTGCTGGACGTTCTGGACGGCCTGGCCGACCCGTCCACGCGAGACCGCCAGGTCGCACGGGCCTACGCCTTGTTCGACGCGCCCGCCGCCGAGAAGGTCGTCACGGCTTCGTCGTGA
- a CDS encoding polysaccharide deacetylase family protein, with amino-acid sequence MSCLVRPAGLGAAVVLAAHLGPAVTCLRSVRRWTPRTAGRGDPGHVALTFDDGPDGTSTPRFLDALAELDCRATFFVLGDPLRRRPDLGRRMVAEGHEIAVHGWRHQNGLLSRPGRVSAGIARTVRLVRDVCGVRPVWYRPPHGALSGEGLAAARAFRLRPVLWTAWGRDWTATTTPGTVRATLDRDLRGGATVLLHDSDVTSAPGAWRATLDALPGIVAACRAGGLAVGPLRDHGIHPRTHGFPDIPMLGRNTAH; translated from the coding sequence ATGTCGTGTCTCGTGCGCCCGGCCGGGCTCGGAGCCGCCGTCGTGCTGGCGGCGCACCTGGGTCCGGCGGTCACCTGCCTGCGCTCCGTCCGCCGGTGGACGCCCCGCACGGCCGGGCGCGGTGATCCCGGCCATGTGGCGCTGACCTTCGACGACGGACCGGACGGCACGTCCACGCCCCGGTTCCTCGACGCCCTCGCCGAGCTGGACTGCCGGGCGACGTTCTTCGTGCTCGGCGACCCGCTGCGCCGCCGTCCCGACCTCGGCCGCCGCATGGTCGCCGAAGGGCACGAGATCGCCGTGCACGGCTGGCGGCACCAGAACGGGCTGCTCTCGCGTCCGGGCCGCGTCTCGGCCGGCATCGCGCGGACGGTCCGGCTGGTGCGGGACGTGTGCGGCGTCCGGCCCGTCTGGTACCGGCCGCCGCACGGCGCGCTGAGCGGCGAAGGGCTCGCCGCCGCCCGCGCCTTCCGGTTGCGCCCGGTGCTGTGGACGGCCTGGGGACGCGACTGGACGGCCACGACGACGCCCGGGACCGTCCGCGCGACCCTCGACCGGGACCTGCGGGGCGGCGCGACGGTGCTGCTGCACGACAGCGACGTCACGTCCGCGCCCGGCGCCTGGCGCGCGACGCTCGACGCCCTGCCCGGGATCGTCGCGGCGTGCCGGGCCGGCGGGCTCGCGGTGGGACCGCTGCGCGACCACGGAATCCACCCCCGGACTCACGGTTTCCCCGACATCCCCATGCTCGGCAGGAACACCGCCCACTAA
- a CDS encoding SulP family inorganic anion transporter yields MNAQTLRRDLPASLVVFLVALPLCVGVAVASGVPAELGLITGIVGGIIVGSMPGSSLQVSGPAAGLTVLVFEAVREYGASALGVLVLAAGLLQLLLGVLRLGRWFRAISIAVVEGMLAGIGLTIIAGQLYTMAGETAPGSGLEKIFGLPEMFFDSMGSGTALTALAVGAGTIVVLAVWPRLPKRVRQVPGALVAVGAATLVTVLFDLPVKALDVQGLFGAIHPPQLDDLSGLAEVGVIGTVLAFALIASAETLFSAAAVDRMHDGPRTDYDRELVAQGVGNAVCGALGALPMTAVIVRSSANVQAGARTKASRVLHGVWLLLFAALFPSVLGLIPLATLAGVLVHAGWKLIPLARLRPLWREHRGEAVVLAVTAVSVVVLNLFEGVLIGLLLAVVKTAWETSHIHLETDESTDPIKVRLIGNATFLRLPKMLDTLEALPRDRPIELDLSGLRHLDHACRTALLDWADDHNHAGPVPVPLGQAG; encoded by the coding sequence ATGAACGCGCAGACGCTGCGCCGGGACCTCCCCGCGTCGCTCGTCGTGTTCCTGGTGGCGCTGCCGCTGTGCGTCGGCGTGGCCGTCGCCTCCGGCGTGCCCGCCGAACTCGGCCTGATCACCGGGATCGTCGGCGGGATCATCGTCGGCTCGATGCCCGGCAGCAGCCTCCAGGTCAGCGGACCGGCGGCGGGCCTGACGGTGCTGGTGTTCGAGGCCGTCCGGGAGTACGGGGCGTCCGCGCTTGGTGTGCTCGTCCTCGCGGCGGGCCTGCTGCAACTGCTGCTCGGGGTGCTGCGGCTCGGCCGCTGGTTCCGGGCCATCTCGATCGCCGTGGTCGAGGGGATGCTCGCCGGGATCGGCCTCACGATCATCGCGGGCCAGCTCTACACGATGGCGGGCGAGACCGCGCCCGGCTCCGGCCTGGAGAAGATCTTCGGGCTGCCGGAGATGTTCTTCGACAGCATGGGCTCGGGCACCGCGCTCACCGCGCTCGCGGTGGGCGCGGGGACGATCGTCGTCCTCGCGGTGTGGCCGCGGCTCCCCAAGCGCGTCCGGCAGGTGCCCGGCGCGCTCGTCGCGGTCGGGGCGGCCACGCTCGTGACCGTGCTGTTCGACCTTCCGGTGAAGGCCCTGGACGTCCAGGGCCTCTTCGGCGCGATCCACCCGCCGCAACTGGACGACCTGTCCGGGCTCGCCGAGGTCGGCGTGATCGGGACGGTCCTGGCGTTCGCGCTGATCGCGTCCGCCGAGACCCTGTTCAGCGCGGCGGCCGTGGACCGGATGCACGACGGCCCGCGCACCGACTACGACCGTGAGCTGGTCGCCCAGGGCGTGGGCAACGCGGTCTGCGGGGCGCTCGGCGCGCTGCCGATGACGGCGGTGATCGTGCGCAGCTCGGCGAACGTGCAGGCGGGGGCGCGGACGAAGGCGTCCCGCGTCCTGCACGGCGTGTGGCTCCTGCTGTTCGCCGCGCTGTTCCCGTCGGTGCTCGGCCTGATCCCGCTGGCCACGCTGGCGGGCGTCCTCGTCCACGCGGGATGGAAGCTGATCCCGCTGGCGCGGCTGCGTCCGCTGTGGCGCGAGCACCGGGGCGAGGCCGTCGTCCTCGCGGTGACGGCCGTGTCGGTCGTCGTGCTCAACCTGTTCGAGGGGGTGCTGATCGGGCTCCTGCTGGCGGTGGTGAAGACGGCGTGGGAGACGTCCCACATCCACCTGGAGACCGACGAGTCCACCGACCCGATCAAGGTCCGCCTCATCGGGAACGCCACGTTCCTGCGGCTCCCGAAGATGCTCGACACGCTGGAGGCGCTGCCGCGCGACCGGCCGATCGAGCTGGACCTGTCCGGTCTGCGGCACCTCGACCACGCCTGCCGCACCGCCCTGCTCGACTGGGCGGACGACCACAACCACGCGGGCCCGGTTCCCGTCCCGCTGGGCCAGGCCGGATAG
- a CDS encoding carbonic anhydrase has protein sequence MQTFIDHARSFREHAARRGEEFHRLAEGQSPQALFIACSDSRVIPSLFTGARPGELFELRTAGNIVPKYRLGHPTGEAATIEFAIEVLGVSDVVVCGHSHCGAVGAMTRGDDLAAVPAVRGWLAGATAEGPAPPAETGGDYAGPVQRHVLRQLDRLRAYPSIRRRHGEGAIGLHAWYYEVHTGSVLAHRPDADAFLPL, from the coding sequence ATGCAGACGTTCATCGACCATGCCCGCTCGTTCCGGGAGCACGCGGCCCGGCGCGGCGAGGAGTTCCACCGGCTGGCCGAGGGCCAGTCGCCGCAGGCGCTGTTCATCGCCTGCTCCGATTCGCGGGTCATCCCGTCCCTGTTCACCGGCGCCCGTCCCGGCGAGCTGTTCGAACTGCGCACCGCGGGCAACATCGTCCCGAAGTACCGGCTCGGGCACCCCACCGGTGAGGCCGCGACGATCGAGTTCGCGATCGAGGTGCTCGGAGTCTCCGACGTCGTCGTGTGCGGCCACTCCCACTGCGGGGCGGTCGGCGCGATGACGCGCGGGGACGACCTCGCCGCCGTTCCCGCCGTGCGCGGATGGCTCGCGGGCGCGACGGCGGAGGGGCCCGCGCCGCCTGCCGAGACCGGCGGCGACTACGCCGGGCCCGTGCAGCGCCACGTCCTGCGCCAGCTCGACCGGCTCCGCGCCTATCCGAGCATCCGGCGGCGGCACGGAGAGGGCGCCATCGGCCTGCACGCCTGGTACTACGAGGTCCACACCGGTTCCGTCCTGGCCCACCGCCCGGACGCCGACGCCTTCCTTCCGCTGTGA
- a CDS encoding EndoU domain-containing protein, whose amino-acid sequence MAKGKAGAGLMREALKFIKKANKRNRPGRMNPHFREHTIGGGHVRPGAAKGSGYHYRPGGKDFPGRRLKPNTMVKDPKTGAYKAEPEFWDDTLNPPGWKPKNGNGGVSTFFPDHWTPQQVDAAIPGAFQHARPVPGTNMWQGTYQGLTIQGFYDGAGGFTHGWPTF is encoded by the coding sequence ATGGCTAAGGGCAAGGCCGGGGCGGGCCTGATGCGCGAGGCCCTGAAATTCATCAAGAAGGCCAACAAGCGCAACCGCCCGGGGCGGATGAATCCGCATTTCCGCGAGCACACGATAGGCGGCGGCCACGTCAGGCCCGGGGCGGCAAAAGGTTCCGGATACCATTACCGACCCGGCGGCAAGGACTTCCCCGGGCGGCGCCTCAAGCCGAACACCATGGTCAAGGACCCGAAGACGGGCGCCTACAAGGCCGAGCCGGAGTTCTGGGACGACACGCTGAACCCGCCCGGCTGGAAGCCGAAGAACGGTAATGGCGGCGTGAGCACGTTCTTCCCCGACCACTGGACGCCGCAGCAGGTCGACGCGGCCATCCCCGGAGCCTTCCAGCATGCCCGCCCGGTCCCTGGCACTAACATGTGGCAAGGAACGTATCAAGGTCTGACCATTCAGGGATTCTATGACGGCGCGGGCGGCTTCACTCATGGCTGGCCGACCTTCTGA
- a CDS encoding WXG100-like domain-containing protein, which yields MGLQLPGELRSLLSMLGYNWPEADETKLMEMGNAWLRFASSHGGPLGEVDSHAQRVWSANRGDDIEAFQKSWNDGESGRTNLQDFTTAANIIGAGLMVCGAIVLALKINVIVQLTLLAIEIAQAIATAGPSFGATLAEIPIFKEITGAVIDQLIDMALQAILNG from the coding sequence ATGGGTCTGCAACTACCGGGAGAACTGCGCTCCCTGCTGTCGATGCTGGGGTACAACTGGCCCGAGGCCGACGAGACCAAGCTGATGGAGATGGGGAACGCCTGGCTGCGTTTCGCCTCCTCGCACGGCGGCCCGCTGGGCGAGGTCGACTCCCATGCCCAGCGGGTCTGGTCGGCCAACCGGGGCGACGACATCGAGGCCTTCCAGAAGTCCTGGAACGACGGCGAGTCCGGCAGGACCAACCTCCAGGACTTCACGACCGCCGCGAACATCATCGGCGCCGGCCTGATGGTCTGCGGCGCCATCGTGCTCGCGTTGAAGATCAACGTGATCGTCCAACTCACCCTGCTGGCCATCGAGATCGCCCAGGCCATCGCCACCGCGGGGCCGAGCTTCGGGGCCACCCTCGCCGAGATCCCCATCTTCAAGGAGATCACGGGCGCCGTCATCGACCAGCTCATCGACATGGCCCTCCAGGCGATCCTCAATGGCTAA
- a CDS encoding YbaB/EbfC family nucleoid-associated protein — translation MSYELATDDLDKLLGDAAGAAASLRPSTEPEAGARAEGHDPDGLIRVVVSAGGLVESVEIGPRALRLGSQEVADRAVAAINDALDRLAADAAEHPSPSAEAVAELTAKLEQTRNMSLQQLRAYTRSLQDLMNSL, via the coding sequence ATGAGCTACGAACTCGCGACCGACGACCTCGACAAGCTGCTCGGCGACGCCGCCGGAGCGGCCGCCTCGCTGCGCCCCTCGACCGAGCCGGAGGCCGGCGCCCGCGCCGAGGGCCACGACCCGGACGGCCTGATCAGGGTGGTCGTCTCGGCCGGCGGCCTGGTCGAGTCCGTGGAGATCGGCCCCCGCGCGCTCCGTCTCGGCTCTCAGGAGGTCGCGGACCGCGCGGTGGCCGCGATCAACGACGCGCTCGACCGGCTCGCCGCGGACGCGGCGGAGCATCCCTCGCCTTCGGCCGAGGCCGTGGCGGAGCTCACCGCGAAGCTGGAGCAGACCCGGAACATGAGCCTGCAGCAACTCCGCGCTTACACCAGGTCTCTCCAGGACCTCATGAACAGCCTCTGA